A region from the Nematostella vectensis chromosome 13, jaNemVect1.1, whole genome shotgun sequence genome encodes:
- the LOC5505154 gene encoding tartrate-resistant acid phosphatase type 5, with product MEHFSRFLVALFLSSVVTRGESSRPKNESKLAFLAIGDFGGKAWPPYYTGTLKNVAKTMGKVARTKSARFVLGLGDNFYWNGVKNVNDFRFQSTFENVFNAPALHKTTWHMIAGNHDYLGNVLAQIAYTKVSRRWNFPNYYYTKVERIPGTCVTVQVVMIDTTLLCYKRTSERIAHYKWLEETLKNSSADYLVVAGHHPVYSAGVHGSTYCLQQKLRPLLWAYDVTAYLSGHDHNLQHIKEKNYDVHYFVSGSASNHNALQLHKGCLPCDSLRYFNGRIGAFALLEATPKSLKVTFISERGRVLYSADISPRRRECSASSPRDMIESFEDNILDAFFSLQYEQELKKQKAREKSQSELGDKLT from the exons ATGGAGCATTTTAGCCGCTTTCTCGTGGCGCTTTTCTTGTCAAGTGTCGTGACTAGGGGCGAATCGTCGAGACCGAAAAACGAGAGCAAGTTGGCGTTTCTGGCTATCGGCGACTTTGGCGGGAAGGCATGGCCACCGTACTATACTGGCACTTTAAAGAACGTTGCCAAAACCATGGggaag GTTGCGCGTACAAAAAGTGCGCGTTTCGTTCTCGGTCTCGGCGACAATTTCTACTGGAATGGCGTCAAGAATGTTAACGACTTCCGCTTCCAAAGCACATTCGAGAACGTCTTTAATGCGCCTGCGCTGCACAAGACCACGTGGCACATGATAGCCGGTAACCATGACTACCTTGGGAATGTCTTGGCTCAAATCGCGTACACCAAGGTCTCAAGGCGATGGAACTTTCCAAACTATTACTACACGAAAG TGGAGAGGATCCCTGGCACGTGCGTCACTGTGCAAGTCGTGATGATTGACACCACCTTGCTCTGCTACAAAAG AACATCTGAGAGAATCGCACATTACAAATGGTTAGAGGAAACGCTAAAAAACTCATC TGCGGATTACCTGGTGGTTGCTGGCCACCACCCAGTGTACTCCGCGGGCGTGCACGGCTCAACTTATTGCCTGCAACAGAAGCTCAGGCCGCTACTCTGGGCCTATGACGTCACTGCCTATCTCAGTGGTCATGACCACAACCTTCAG cacattaaagaaaaaaactacgACGTCCACTACTTTGTTAGCGGCAGTGCATCAAATCATAACGCGTTACAACTACACAAGGGGTGTCTCCCCTGTGACTCGCTCAG ATATTTTAACGGTAGAATTGGCGCCTTCGCTCTCTTGGAAGCCACGCCCAAGTCTCTCAAAGTCACTTTCATTAGCGAGAGGGGTCGCGTCCTTTATTCGGCAGACATATCACCAAGGCGACGCGAGTGCTCCGCTAGCAGTCCCCGGGACATGATAGAGAGCTTCGAGGATAACATTCTTGATGCATTCTTCAGTCTGCAATATGAGCAGGAATTGAAAAAGCAGAAGGCGAGAGAGAAAAGCCAGAGTGAGCTGGGCGATAAGTTAACGTAA
- the LOC116613013 gene encoding uncharacterized protein LOC116613013 — MEAGSGRLLGDWKINSQAVRVYEIRYAQPGSYGVRIDYKPKRSDQYKVYGMLSANMPNVTLEPGEFVVNCHQDQMKHHWQDLMGFPEFEDTKKTVPHIQNNRVFLCPVWRFMSHDCMPEGGGVREQGCVPHTGIVESLYLEIKDLVKSEPTDYEIAELLIGLKAADAGIVHERSILSDPTAAEQRNENNNTDNTNEAIPLD, encoded by the exons ATGGAGGCCGGCTCGGGTCGCTTACTTGGCGATTGGAAAATAAATTCACAGGCTGTTCGTGTCTACGAAATAAGGTATGCACAGCCAGGGAGTTATGGTGTTCGGATCGACTACAAACCCAAAAGATCCGATCAGTACAAAGTGTACGGCATGCTGAGTGCGAATATGCCAAATGTGACGCTTGAGCCGGGAGAATTTGTTGTGAATTGTCATCAGGACCAAATGAAACATCATTGGCAAGACTTGATGGGTTTTCCGGAGTTCGAGGACACAAAGAAAAC GGTTCCCCACATTCAGAACAATCGAGTGTTCCTTTGTCCTGTATGGCGCTTCATGAGTCACGACTGTATGCCCGAGGGAGGTGGGGTCAGGGAGCAAGGATGCGTCCCCCACACGGGGATAGTGGAGTCGCTCTACCTCGAGATCAAGGACCTGGTGAAGAGTGAGCCCACGGATTACGAGATAGCGGAGTTGCTTATCGGCCTCAAGGCGGCAGACGCGGGGATTGTCCACGAGAGGTCGATACTAAGTGACCCAACTGCTGCCGAACAGAGAAACGAAAACAATAATACGGATAATACAAATGAGGCTATACCGTTGGATTAA
- the LOC5505155 gene encoding proteasome subunit beta type-5, with protein MAAHSLAASYENFNLNDIFGRSKSCLKQEEFGGDLVPSLAEQCRFAVPPSIDPIEFLKPFTNGESDVKIHFDHGTTTLAFKFKHGVIVAVDSRATAGSYIASQTVKKVIEINPYLLGTMAGGAADCSFWERLLAKQCRIYELRNKERISVAAASKILANMVYYYKGMGLSMGTMICGWDKKGPGLYYVDSDGTRLSNQMFSVGSGSTYAYGVMDSGYKYDMSPEEAYDLGVRSIYHATHRDAYSGGVVNLYHMKETGWIKVSQTDVAKLHYQYQEEKSK; from the exons ATGGCGGCGCATTCACTAGCAGCAAGCTATGAAAACTTTAACCTAAACGACATATTCGGTCGCTCCAAGAGCTGTTTGAAGCAAGAGGAGTTTGGTGGTGATCTAGTCCCATCTTTAGCAGAGCAGTGTCGCTTTGCCGTGCCTCCTTCGATTGAT CCGATAGAGTTTTTAAAACCTTTTACCAATGGAGAAAGTGATGTAAAGATCCACTTTGACCATGGAACCACTACACTGGCATTCAAATTCAAGCATGGAGTCATTGTAGCTGTCGACTCAAGAGCTACTGCAGGCTCATATATAG CCTCACAGACTGTTAAGAAAGTGATTGAAATCAACCCATACCTTCTGGGCACAATGGCTGGCGGTGCTGCCGACTGCTCTTTCTGGGAAAGATTGCTAGCCAAACAGTGCAG AATTTATGAGCTTCGCAACAAAGAAAGGATATCTGTAGCCGCTGCCTCAAAAATCCTTGCTAACATGGTTTATTACTACAAGGGAATGGGGCTGTCCATG GGTACAATGATTTGTGGTTGGGATAAAAAG ggacCAGGTCTATATTATGTTGACAGTGATGGAACCAGGCTTAGCAATCAGATGTTCTCTGTTGGCTCGGGCTCCACTTATGCTTATGGAGTGATGGATAGTGGCTACAAGTATGATATGAGCCCAGAAGAGGCATACGACCTTGGTGTCCGCTCTATTTACCATGCTACCCACAGAGACGCCTACAGTGGTGGTGTGGTGAACT TGTACCACATGAAAGAGACCGGCTGGATAAAGGTGTCCCAGACAGATGTTGCCAAGCTGCACTATCAGTACCAGGAAGAGAAATCCAAGTAG
- the LOC5505168 gene encoding 50S ribosomal protein L3, whose product MAAPMRACRLKPLLSLKTLAFVGHPRTQIATRPILCAYFVSARSASSDSQQTTGNPAPRNLFEVYLQNPSLLSGKRIGEEPLTVEDMQVEIERQKRLQDRQPVAIPAPGEVEWQKSSKRTGAVGVKLGMSALWLKDGRRLPVTLIQIKDCEVVQARVAKGHGGRDPQTELQVGAVNKLELNQIGKAQFGHFKRFSVRPKRKVCSFPVTPDALLTPGTPITAAHFYPGQYVKIQGVTKDKGFQGVMKRWGMGGQPASHGQSKTHRKMGATGGGQDPGRVWPGKKMAGHMGNKNCTLHAVRVHRINTKYNVLYVQGQCPGPTGGFLKISDAWKRHPHAPPFPTHMDEPEKALEEDLYAENIQRFNEESINYEQKGKR is encoded by the exons atggcggctccCATGAGAGCATGTCGTCTGAAACCACTTCTTTCTCTAAAAACATTAGCGTTTGTTGGCCATCCTCGAACTCAAATAGCCACCAGACCGATACTATGTGCTTATTTCGTCTCTGCAAGAAGTGCATCAAGTGATTCGCAGCAAACTACTGGAAATCCTGCACCGAGAAACCTCTTTGAGGTTTATCTCCAAAACCCTTCCCTTTTGAGTGGCAAGAGAATCGGAGAAGAACCACTCACGGTTGAAGACATGCAGGTCGAAATTGAACGGCAGAAGAGGCTGCAGGATCGCCAACCAGTGGCCATCCCTGCTCCTGGTGAAGTAGAGTGGCAAAAAAGTAGCAAGAGGACGGGTGCTGTTGGGGTTAAACTCGGCATGTCTGCACTATGGCTCAAGGATGGGAGGCGTCTGCCCGTTACTCTAATACAG ATCAAAGACTGTGAAGTTGTGCAGGCACGAGTGGCTAAAGGTCATGGAGGAAGAGATCCACAAACTGAACTACAAGTCGGTGCTGTCAATAAACTTGAACTGAATCAG ATTGGAAAAGCCCAGTTTGGCCATTTCAAGAGGTTTTCTGTGAGACCCAAGAGGAAAGTGTGCAGTTTTCCTGTTACACCTGATGCTCTTCTTACTCCAG GAACTCCTATTACTGCTGCACATTTTTACCCTGGACAATATGTCAAGATCCAGGGCGTCAC GAAGGACAAGGGATTCCAGGGAGTGATGAAGCGCTGGGGTATGGGTGGCCAGCCTGCCAGTCATGGTCAGTCCAAGACACACAGGAAGATGGGTGCTACTGGGGGAGGACAG GATCCTGGTAGAGTTTGGCCTGGCAAGAAGATGGCTGGTCACATGGGTAACAAGAACTGCACTCTGCATGCAGTGAGG GTTCATAGAATAAACACAAAGTACaatgtactgtatgtacaaGGCCAGTGCCCAGGTCCCACTGGTGGATTTCTCAAGATTAGTGACGCCTGGAAGAGGCATCCACATGCGCCCCCATTCCCAACCCACATGGATGAGCCAGAGAAGGCTTTAGAAGAAGACCTGTATGCAGAAAATATACAGCGCTTCAATGAAGAGTCTATTAATTATGAGCAGAAAGGCAAAAGATAG
- the LOC5505178 gene encoding zinc finger CCCH domain-containing protein 3, translating into MADDSEKLRKQIAVLSNLIQTHKQVKQESQVRPKVVAERFSWAKIRSNKETTNPEKQRKQTQNVTSSFLSTTSASKCSSKAKPGACSSSRKDAIGGNLNLAFNSNGNRIIVAGHSKPSSSKSNISPELPMSKLNTVSKSFLTKSPTRWVRKSDISQEEKSHSDSEIYKGTKNTKGKINLQINLAQSKAVSTSMSTLSARLSELSSTLALASAKLQPSSKPVLSHRSFKDSMPSTSTQMPRQAEAMTSKKLHGTRPQNTRSYSWTKSGSSQIAPVNVNSTADLKWAKPGISSGQSPTTNKRTVFLSGPSRSVTGEQTWSRKKKNMTTSQSKHVWRSKNLLKLDNTKSSSFGISQSTPRRRSSEKKSLNRKSIVSRYRVVHTKRKTPIKAEKSNKVVVIGGVMYKSSSNRLQKAASTTSPQSTKTTSRTNQGSPPSVTLSIRGEKFTMDSNGKTLRRINKEKPNAMASSSETPNTNQSSASPKLVGKRRSSMKRISIGGAVFTETLPGVLIRTAQQSTRLSASRKSVNNARQYKYKKMTATARAEQYCMYYSRFGKCNKGDKCKYIHDPSKVAVCTKFLKGKCKNTDGTCTFSHRIDKEKMPVCQFFLKGTCFNDDCPYSHVNVSNKAAICEDFVKGYCPLGQQCKKKHSLECEEFTFTGKCSKGHKCKQMHRKKRPKKRKSTDQHSNQPIAKKKAMEETVDEGFLPLEQPYDSVPEESSAADVPDSESRQSTPQTVQIRPRFLQKQDTAG; encoded by the exons ATGGCGGATGATTCAGAGAAACTGCGTAAACAAATTGCTGTTTTGTCAA ATCTCATACAAACGCACAAACAGGTAAAACAGGAATCACAAGTGAGACCAAAAGTTGTAGCTGAACGGTTTAGTTGGGCAAAAATTCGGAGCAACAAAGAAACAACGAATCCAGAGAAACAAcggaaacaaacacaaaatgTAACGTCATCATTTTTATCAACGACGTCGGCTTCCAAGTGCTCTAGTAAAGCGAAACCTGGGGCATGTTCGAGCTCAAGAAAAGACGCAATAGGTGGTAATCTAAATCTAGCCTTTAACTCGAATGGCAATAGGATTATAGTTGCTGGCCactcaaagccatcttcatcCAAAAGCAACATTTCTCCAGAACTTCCCATGAGTAAACTTAATACTGTTTCTAAGAGCTTTCTAACAAAATCCCCTACAAGATGGGTCAGAAAAAGTGATATTTCCCAAGAGGAAAAGAGTCATTCAGATTCAGAGATTTACAAAgggacaaaaaacacaaaaggtaaaattaaTCTCCAAATAAATCTTGCACAATCCAAGGCTGTATCAACATCAATGTCAACATTATCAGCAAGGCTGTCTGAGTTATCATCCACTCTTGCCTTGGCCTCAGCAAAGCTGCAGCCATCATCAAAACCAGTACTGAGCCACAGAAGTTTTAAGGATTCAATGCCTAGTACCTCAACCCAAATGCCAAGGCAAGCTGAAGCAATGACTTCTAAAAAATTGCATGGGACAAGACCTCAGAACACTAGATCTTATAGCTGGACCAAGTCTGGCAGTAGTCAAATAGCACCTGTAAATGTTAACAGTACAGCCGATCTTAAATGGGCTAAACCTGGAATAAGTTCTGGACAGTCACCAACTACCAACAAGAGGACGGTGTTTTTGTCTGGACCGTCCAGGTCTGTTACTGGTGAACAAACGTGGTCAAGAAAGAAGAAGAATATGACCACTTCTCAATCCAAG CATGTGTGGCGATCCAAGAACTTATTGAAGCTTGATAACACCAAGTCATCCTCATTTGGCATCAGTCAATCAACACCAAG AAGGAGAAGCTCGGAGAAGAAGAGCCTAAACAGGAAATCTATAGTGAGCAG GTACCGAGTAGTTCATACCAAGAGAAAGACCCCAATCAAAGCTGAG AAGTCAAACAAAGTTGTTGTCATTGGAGGTGTGATGTACAAAAGCTCTTCCAATAGACTTCAGAAAGCAGCATCCACAACTTCACCCCAATCAACCAAGACCACCTCTAGGACAAACCAGGGCAGTCCACCCTCGGTTACTTTGAGTATTCGTGGGGAGAAGTTTACCATGGACTCTAACGGCAAGACTCTGCGGCGGATTAACAAAG AAAAACCCAATGCAATGGCAAGCAGTTCTGAGACCCCAAATACAAACCAGAGCAGTGCTTCTCCAAAACTTGTTGGCAAAAGGCGATCATCGATGAAAAGGATATCAATTGGTGGAGCCGTGTTTACAGAAACATTACCTGGTGTTCTCATAAGAACTGCTCAGCAGTCAACTAGGCTCTCAGCTAG TCGTAAGAGTGTAAACAATGCTCGTCAATACAAGTATAAAAAGATGACAGCAACGGCCAGGGCAGAGCAATACTGCATGTACTACAGTAGATTTG GCAAGTGCAACAAGGGTGATAAATGCAAGTACATCCATGATCCCTCCAAAGTTGCTGTTTGTACAAA ATTTCTTAAAGGAAAATGCAAGAACACTGATGGAACCTGTACTTTCTCTCACAGAATTGATAAGGAGAAG ATGCCAGTGTGCCAGTTTTTCCTGAAGGGGACATGCTTCAATGACGATTGCCCTTATTCCCATGTCAATGTCAGTAATAAGGCAGCGATTTGTGAGGACTTTGTAAAGGGTTATTGTCCTCTTGGCCAACAG TGCAAAAAAAAGCACTCTTTGGAATGTGAAGAATTTACTTTTACTGGGAAGTGCTCCAAAGGCCACAAATGCAAGCAAATGCATCGCAAAAAGAGACCTAAGAAGCGAAAATCAACTGATCAGCATTCCAACCAGCCAATAGCCAAGAAGAAAGCCATGGAGGAGACTGTAGATGAGGGATTCTTGCCCCTGGAGCAGCCCTACG ATTCTGTGCCCGAGGAGTCAAGTGCTGCAGATGTACCAGATTCAGAGTCAAGACAATCCACAC CCCAAACCGTCCAGATCAGGCCGAGGTTCCTACAGAAACAGGACACTGCAGGATAA